In Perca fluviatilis chromosome 3, GENO_Pfluv_1.0, whole genome shotgun sequence, the following proteins share a genomic window:
- the LOC120556290 gene encoding calcium homeostasis modulator protein 6: MESRQQWLTRLKNELSNSPLVSNVAFGFILMGLEKLVELEFECPCNPTWNGVFSSAFFIIPAVMAFTLMLIIQGCRCDMWCRKPVTLSSFVPAIVWLILLFLDGQYFACAMTDWEGRFVLVDKAAPQKWCEPISEGDVTPQELMLRSQQLFVFSQVIGIILLIFICVGLVVYVIRESCEQEVEMEDADVAELTVLRMSSLRTRTS; the protein is encoded by the exons ATGGAAAGTAGACAACAATGGCTTACCAGGCTGAAAAATGAACTTAGCAACAGTCCTCTGGTATCAAATGTGGCTTTTGGCTTTATCCTCATGGGACTAGAGAAGCTGGTGGAGCTGGAGTTTGAGTGTCCTTGCAACCCTACATGGAACGGAGTATTTTCATCAGCATTCTTCATAATTCCTGCCGTCATGGCCTTCACCTTGATGCTGATCATTCAAGGATGCAGATGTGATATGTGGTGCCGGAAACCTGTTACCCTCTCCAGTTTCGTTCCTGCTATCGTGTGGCTGATTTTGTTGTTCCTCGATGGCCAATACTTTGCTTGTGCTATGACAGACTGGGAGGGTAGATTTGTACTAGTTGACAAGGCAGCTCCGCAGAAGTGGTGTGAGCCAATTAGTGAGGGAGATGTCACCCCACAAGAGCTAATGCTCCGCTCACagcagctgtttgttttttctcag GTTATAGGCATAATCCTGCTCATTTTCATCTGTGTGGGTCTCGTAGTGTATGTAATCAGAGAAAGCTGCGAACAAGAGGTGGAGATGGAGGATGCAGATGTAGCCGAGCTCACTGTGCTCAGGATGAGTTCTCTGCGGACCAGGACATCGTGA